Proteins from a single region of Streptomyces sp. Tu 3180:
- a CDS encoding GAF and ANTAR domain-containing protein produces MRPREDPGGDPDPGRSRGLGDRGHERAAEEIAARVRGAEPGEVPGRLCAMAVELLPVDGASVSLRSVGMPVQLGASSTHAAYLAQLQATLGDGPCRRALQTREPVLVRDLAADPCAHRWPVFAQQALAAGVRAVYALPLGSDSVCVGTLDLYRATPGGLTGDQLHVARLVAGVMTVALMALPHGEEYESQGGEPWLSGLAADQDTIYQAVGMIMAQLGVGADEALARLRGDAFAHGRTALDVARDVVAHRRRFDAP; encoded by the coding sequence GTGCGCCCCAGGGAGGACCCTGGCGGCGACCCGGATCCGGGCCGCTCCCGGGGGCTTGGTGACCGTGGTCACGAGCGGGCGGCCGAGGAGATCGCCGCCCGGGTGCGCGGTGCCGAGCCGGGGGAGGTGCCGGGCCGGCTGTGCGCGATGGCCGTCGAACTGCTGCCGGTGGACGGCGCGAGCGTGTCGCTGCGCAGTGTCGGCATGCCCGTGCAGCTCGGCGCGAGCAGCACGCACGCCGCGTATCTCGCCCAGCTCCAGGCCACCCTGGGGGACGGCCCCTGCCGGCGGGCCCTCCAGACGCGTGAGCCCGTGCTCGTCCGCGACCTCGCGGCCGATCCCTGCGCCCACCGCTGGCCCGTCTTCGCCCAGCAGGCCCTCGCCGCCGGCGTACGGGCCGTGTACGCGCTCCCCCTGGGCAGCGACTCCGTGTGCGTCGGCACGCTCGACCTCTACCGCGCCACCCCCGGCGGACTCACCGGCGACCAGCTGCACGTGGCGCGGCTGGTGGCCGGTGTCATGACGGTGGCGCTGATGGCGCTGCCGCACGGCGAGGAGTACGAGTCCCAGGGCGGCGAGCCCTGGCTGAGCGGACTGGCCGCCGACCAGGACACGATCTACCAGGCCGTCGGCATGATCATGGCCCAGCTGGGCGTCGGCGCCGACGAGGCCCTGGCCCGCCTGCGCGGCGACGCCTTCGCCCACGGCCGCACCGCCCTGGACGTGGCCCGGGACGTGGTGGCGCACCGCAGACGCTTCGACGCCCCCTGA
- the thrS gene encoding threonine--tRNA ligase codes for MVLASRPEETTVHDHRRLGRELGLFDTDPLMGAGLPYWLPDGALVRHTLEEYVREAERAAGYRHVHSPVLGKRELYEISGHWDHYRDDMFPPMELGAEQVLLRPSLCPHHALIYRSRSRSYRELPLRIAELGGMYRSEPSGVLGGLTRVRAIHLNDAHVFCTPDQAVGEARAALGLISRAYADLGIRAVRHRLSLPGGGGKYVAGPALWDRATALLREALDAAGLEYEAVEGEAAFYGPKIDVQIADPAGRESTLSTVQIDFHQPARFGLRYTGPDGARHRPVMVHRSVVGSVERAVAHLLEVHGGAFPVWLAPVQLVVLPVGEAQEERAYDVVRRAGELGLRAEVAGPGRGSLGARIRRARLVPYQAVLGEREAADGSAAVRLRDGRRPGTLPAEELLRRIAERAARRGTGLWDAA; via the coding sequence GTGGTGCTCGCCTCACGACCCGAGGAGACCACCGTGCACGACCACCGACGCCTCGGCCGCGAGCTCGGCCTGTTCGACACCGACCCGCTGATGGGCGCGGGACTGCCGTACTGGCTCCCCGACGGCGCCCTCGTGCGGCACACCCTGGAGGAGTACGTCCGCGAGGCGGAGCGCGCGGCCGGCTACCGGCACGTGCACTCGCCCGTGCTCGGCAAGCGCGAGCTGTACGAGATCTCCGGGCACTGGGACCACTACCGCGACGACATGTTCCCGCCCATGGAACTCGGCGCCGAACAGGTCCTGCTGCGCCCCAGCCTCTGCCCCCACCACGCCCTCATCTACCGCTCCCGCTCCCGCAGCTACCGGGAACTCCCCTTGCGTATCGCGGAGCTGGGCGGCATGTACCGCTCCGAGCCGTCCGGCGTGCTGGGCGGCCTGACCCGCGTACGGGCCATCCACCTCAACGACGCACACGTCTTCTGCACCCCGGACCAGGCCGTCGGGGAGGCCCGCGCCGCCCTCGGCCTCATCTCCCGCGCCTACGCCGACCTCGGCATCCGGGCCGTCCGCCACCGCCTCTCCCTGCCGGGCGGCGGCGGCAAGTACGTCGCCGGCCCCGCCCTGTGGGACCGGGCCACCGCGCTCCTGCGCGAGGCGCTGGACGCGGCCGGCCTGGAGTACGAGGCCGTCGAGGGGGAGGCCGCCTTCTACGGCCCCAAGATCGACGTGCAGATCGCGGACCCGGCGGGCCGGGAGTCCACCCTGTCCACCGTGCAGATCGACTTCCACCAGCCCGCACGCTTCGGCCTGCGCTACACCGGCCCCGACGGCGCCCGGCACCGCCCGGTCATGGTGCACCGCAGCGTCGTCGGCAGCGTGGAACGGGCGGTGGCGCACCTGCTGGAGGTGCACGGCGGCGCCTTCCCGGTGTGGCTGGCACCGGTGCAGCTGGTGGTGCTGCCGGTGGGCGAGGCGCAGGAGGAGCGGGCGTACGACGTCGTGCGGCGGGCCGGTGAGCTGGGGCTGCGGGCCGAGGTGGCCGGACCCGGGCGGGGCAGCCTCGGCGCCCGGATCCGGCGGGCCCGGCTCGTGCCGTACCAGGCGGTGCTCGGGGAGCGGGAGGCCGCGGACGGTTCGGCCGCCGTACGGCTCAGGGACGGGCGGCGGCCCGGGACCCTGCCCGCCGAGGAGCTGCTGCGGCGGATCGCCGAGCGGGCGGCACGACGCGGCACCGGCCTCTGGGACGCCGCGTAG
- a CDS encoding nucleoside hydrolase, which translates to MTNGQPIPVVIDCDTGVDDALALLFAVRHPGIDLRAVTCVAGNTDVDGVVRNTLTVLEQAGAPDVPVARGAERPLIEAPRSARHVHGHDGMGDLGLPAPRRTPADVDAVTLLRREILASPRPVTLVPTAPLTNIALLLRTHPEVTRNLERIVFMGGAAGTGNATPVAEFNVWHDPEAAAVLLTAGVPITMYGLDVFTRVVVPAADVRRLRASTEPGARLAGELLAHRPATPGSRPGDPAEDAGGLGDAGALCAVVDPEGLTTHRLPVEVSLAPGPTRGQTVVDRRPRAGESEIHEGTREQPLVDVGLDVDVERYVKLYLATVGGPGNGAG; encoded by the coding sequence GTGACGAACGGTCAGCCCATCCCGGTGGTCATCGACTGCGACACCGGTGTCGACGACGCCCTGGCCCTGCTGTTCGCCGTGCGCCACCCGGGGATCGACCTGCGCGCGGTGACGTGCGTGGCCGGGAACACGGACGTGGACGGCGTCGTCCGCAACACGCTGACCGTGCTGGAGCAGGCGGGCGCGCCCGACGTCCCGGTGGCCCGGGGCGCCGAGCGCCCGCTGATCGAGGCACCGCGCTCCGCGCGCCACGTCCACGGCCACGACGGCATGGGCGACCTCGGTCTGCCCGCCCCGCGCCGCACCCCGGCCGACGTGGACGCGGTGACCCTGCTGCGGCGCGAGATCCTCGCCTCCCCGCGCCCGGTGACCCTGGTGCCGACCGCCCCGCTGACCAACATCGCCCTGCTGCTGCGCACCCATCCCGAGGTCACCCGCAACCTCGAGCGGATCGTCTTCATGGGCGGTGCGGCGGGCACCGGCAACGCCACGCCGGTCGCCGAGTTCAACGTCTGGCACGACCCGGAGGCCGCCGCGGTCCTGCTCACGGCCGGGGTGCCGATCACGATGTACGGCCTGGACGTGTTCACCCGGGTCGTCGTCCCGGCGGCGGACGTGCGCCGGCTGCGCGCGAGCACCGAACCGGGCGCCCGGCTGGCCGGCGAGCTGCTCGCCCACCGCCCGGCCACCCCGGGCAGCCGCCCCGGCGACCCGGCCGAGGACGCCGGCGGCCTCGGCGACGCGGGCGCGCTGTGCGCGGTCGTCGACCCGGAGGGGCTGACCACCCACCGCCTCCCCGTCGAGGTCTCCCTGGCCCCCGGCCCGACCCGCGGCCAGACGGTGGTCGACCGCCGGCCGCGCGCCGGCGAGTCCGAGATCCACGAGGGCACGCGTGAGCAGCCGCTGGTGGACGTCGGACTGGACGTGGACGTCGAGCGGTACGTGAAGCTCTACCTGGCGACGGTCGGGGGGCCGGGGAACGGCGCCGGGTGA
- a CDS encoding glycoside hydrolase family 13 protein, translating into MTDRPTTPDPRPPYPAPGATPDLSSKNPDWWRQAVVYQVYPRSFADADGDGLGDLRGITRRLTHLAALGVDALWMSPFYPSELADGGYDVADPRDVDPRLGTLDDFDELVAEAHRLGLKVIVDIVPNHTSHQHVWFQEALRAGPGSPARDRYVFRDGRGPGGELPPTDWQSVFGGSAWQRVPDGQWYLHLFAAEQPDLNWGHPDVRADVRTTLRFWSDRGVDGFRVDVAHALVKDLSEPLRDLGAPELSSETALGEFPPGTHPFYDRDEVHEIYRDWRKILDAYSPPRMAVAEAWVPGARRALYARPDELGQAFNFEYLKTPWDAGELRQVITESLATAHAAGASATWVLSNHDVVRHASRLMLPPGTDENAWLLSGGKAPAVDPEAGLRRARAATLLMLALPGSAYVYQGEELGLPEVADLPTEVLQDPIWEQTGRVRKGRDGCRVPLPWTTTGPSYGFGAGGAWLPQPPGFAAYAVEAQDGVEGSTLELYRTALRLRRKLIDGETLTWAEETPDGVLQFDRGDGWRCVANLSPGPVGLPAGEVLLTSAPLEDGRLGPDTTAWLIR; encoded by the coding sequence GTGACCGATCGCCCCACCACGCCCGACCCCCGGCCGCCGTACCCCGCCCCCGGCGCCACCCCCGACCTCTCCTCCAAGAACCCCGACTGGTGGCGGCAGGCCGTCGTCTACCAGGTCTACCCCCGCAGCTTCGCCGACGCCGACGGCGACGGACTCGGCGACCTGCGCGGCATCACCCGGCGCCTCACCCACCTCGCCGCCCTGGGGGTGGACGCCCTGTGGATGAGCCCCTTCTACCCCTCCGAGCTGGCCGACGGAGGCTACGACGTCGCCGACCCGCGCGACGTCGACCCGCGCCTCGGCACCCTCGACGACTTCGACGAGCTCGTCGCCGAGGCCCACCGGCTCGGCCTGAAGGTGATCGTCGACATCGTCCCCAACCACACCTCCCACCAGCACGTCTGGTTCCAGGAGGCGCTGCGCGCCGGCCCCGGCTCACCGGCCCGCGACCGCTACGTCTTCCGCGACGGCCGCGGCCCGGGCGGCGAACTGCCGCCCACCGACTGGCAGTCCGTCTTCGGCGGCAGCGCCTGGCAGCGGGTGCCCGACGGGCAGTGGTACCTGCACCTGTTCGCCGCCGAGCAGCCCGACCTCAACTGGGGCCACCCGGACGTCCGCGCCGACGTGCGCACCACCCTGCGGTTCTGGTCCGACCGGGGCGTGGACGGCTTCCGCGTGGACGTCGCGCACGCCCTGGTCAAGGACCTGAGCGAGCCGCTGCGCGACCTCGGAGCCCCCGAGCTGAGCAGTGAGACCGCCCTCGGTGAGTTCCCGCCCGGCACCCACCCCTTCTACGACCGCGACGAGGTGCACGAGATCTACCGCGACTGGCGCAAGATCCTCGACGCCTACTCCCCGCCCCGCATGGCCGTCGCCGAGGCCTGGGTCCCCGGAGCCCGCCGCGCCCTGTACGCCCGCCCGGACGAACTGGGCCAGGCCTTCAACTTCGAGTACCTGAAGACGCCGTGGGACGCCGGCGAGCTCCGTCAGGTCATCACCGAGTCGCTGGCGACCGCCCACGCCGCCGGCGCCTCGGCCACCTGGGTGCTCTCCAACCACGACGTGGTCCGCCACGCCTCCCGCCTGATGCTGCCGCCGGGCACGGACGAGAACGCCTGGCTGCTGTCCGGCGGCAAGGCCCCCGCCGTCGACCCGGAGGCGGGGCTGCGCCGGGCCCGCGCCGCCACCCTGCTGATGCTGGCGCTGCCCGGCTCGGCGTACGTCTACCAGGGCGAGGAGCTCGGTCTGCCCGAGGTCGCCGACCTGCCCACCGAGGTCCTCCAGGACCCGATCTGGGAACAGACGGGGCGGGTCCGCAAGGGCCGCGACGGATGCCGGGTGCCGCTGCCGTGGACGACCACCGGACCGTCGTACGGCTTCGGCGCGGGCGGTGCCTGGCTGCCGCAGCCGCCCGGCTTCGCCGCGTACGCCGTCGAGGCCCAGGACGGGGTCGAGGGCTCGACCCTGGAGCTGTACCGCACGGCGCTGCGCCTGCGCCGCAAGCTGATCGACGGCGAGACGCTGACCTGGGCGGAGGAGACCCCGGACGGGGTCCTCCAGTTCGACCGCGGCGACGGCTGGCGCTGCGTGGCCAACCTGTCCCCTGGCCCGGTCGGCCTCCCCGCGGGCGAGGTCCTGCTGACCAGCGCGCCCCTGGAGGACGGCCGGCTGGGCCCCGACACGACGGCGTGGCTGATCCGCTGA
- a CDS encoding Ig-like domain-containing protein gives MNRSGKTAAAVLTAAALLAGAWPAAGPYAAADDRAAPAHGAPVLWGEVTIPPGREGTVEVTGLTGPLPGTGSTLTLTAPAGTRVTGAPLDAPGYRGSVAAGGRTAAYTATSAQRPWREGAFPFVLAVPADAVPGTRPDGCVLRLADANGAVRATGGCQVTVGLAEPVLTRPESGVPLGPRPEIAGTAHPGAQVTVSDRDGAEVCTATAGPDGHWDCTPGPALPAGPDRLQATAVLNGVSAVSEQIQITVGGTDPAPRRTPRR, from the coding sequence ATGAACAGGTCAGGGAAGACAGCGGCGGCCGTGCTGACCGCGGCCGCCCTCCTCGCGGGCGCGTGGCCGGCGGCCGGGCCGTACGCCGCGGCCGACGACCGCGCCGCTCCGGCGCACGGCGCCCCGGTCCTGTGGGGCGAGGTGACGATCCCGCCCGGGCGGGAGGGCACCGTCGAGGTCACGGGCCTCACCGGGCCGCTGCCCGGCACCGGTTCCACGCTCACCCTGACGGCCCCCGCCGGGACCCGGGTGACCGGCGCGCCCCTCGACGCCCCCGGCTACCGGGGCTCGGTGGCCGCCGGCGGACGGACCGCCGCGTACACCGCGACCTCGGCACAGCGGCCGTGGCGCGAGGGGGCCTTCCCCTTCGTGCTGGCGGTGCCCGCGGACGCCGTGCCCGGGACCCGGCCGGACGGCTGCGTCCTGCGGCTGGCCGACGCGAACGGCGCGGTCAGGGCCACCGGCGGCTGTCAGGTGACCGTGGGGCTGGCCGAGCCGGTCCTGACCCGCCCGGAGTCCGGGGTGCCGCTCGGCCCGCGACCGGAGATCGCCGGCACGGCCCATCCGGGCGCGCAGGTCACCGTCTCGGACCGGGACGGCGCCGAGGTGTGCACCGCCACCGCCGGGCCCGACGGCCACTGGGACTGCACGCCCGGTCCGGCCCTTCCGGCCGGCCCCGACCGGCTCCAGGCCACCGCCGTCCTGAACGGGGTGAGCGCGGTGAGCGAGCAGATCCAGATCACGGTGGGGGGCACGGACCCCGCCCCGCGGCGCACCCCCCGCCGGTAG
- a CDS encoding DUF6479 family protein — protein sequence MSTAAYELLAASQHVWNLLAAFIGGLVVAGALIWAVRVGMRVMDREEHRPTPEEQPKLPDGGAVREMREVREPDEVPLLPKSGSRLMPYELHHAGTRTGKDQVRKRWMPGSSGGFGSGGPGHV from the coding sequence ATGAGCACGGCAGCGTATGAACTTCTGGCCGCAAGTCAGCACGTGTGGAACCTGCTGGCGGCCTTCATCGGCGGGCTGGTGGTGGCCGGCGCACTGATCTGGGCCGTACGTGTCGGTATGCGGGTCATGGACCGCGAGGAGCACCGCCCCACCCCCGAGGAGCAGCCGAAACTGCCGGACGGCGGTGCGGTGCGCGAGATGCGGGAGGTGCGGGAGCCGGACGAGGTGCCGCTTCTGCCGAAGAGCGGCTCACGGCTCATGCCCTACGAGCTCCATCACGCCGGAACCAGGACGGGCAAGGACCAGGTCCGCAAGCGCTGGATGCCCGGCTCCAGCGGCGGCTTCGGCAGCGGCGGTCCCGGACACGTCTGA
- a CDS encoding MerR family transcriptional regulator, whose product MTPESQPYADGRQPDEIRLPVADRLDDDHFPAYTMGRAAELVGATPAFLRALGEARLITPLRSEGGHRRYSRHQLRLAARARELVDQGTPVDAACRIIGLEERLEQAERANEELRRGDGGVVRGQE is encoded by the coding sequence ATGACCCCGGAGAGTCAGCCGTACGCCGACGGCCGGCAGCCGGACGAAATCCGACTCCCCGTCGCCGACCGGCTCGACGACGATCATTTCCCGGCCTACACCATGGGCAGGGCCGCGGAACTGGTCGGAGCCACACCCGCTTTTCTCCGCGCTCTGGGCGAGGCGCGGCTGATCACCCCGTTGAGGTCCGAGGGCGGTCACCGCCGTTACTCGCGTCACCAGCTGAGGCTGGCCGCCCGGGCCCGCGAACTCGTCGACCAGGGGACGCCGGTCGACGCCGCGTGCCGCATCATCGGCCTGGAGGAGCGGCTGGAACAGGCCGAACGGGCCAACGAGGAGCTGCGCCGGGGCGACGGAGGCGTCGTCCGCGGACAGGAGTGA
- a CDS encoding cold-shock protein — translation MATGTVKWFNAEKGFGFIEQDGGGADVFAHYSNIATTGFRELQEGQKVTFDVTQGQKGPQAENIVPA, via the coding sequence ATGGCCACCGGTACCGTGAAGTGGTTCAACGCGGAAAAGGGCTTCGGCTTCATCGAGCAGGACGGCGGCGGCGCCGACGTCTTCGCCCACTACTCGAACATCGCCACCACGGGCTTCCGTGAGCTCCAGGAAGGCCAGAAGGTGACCTTCGACGTCACCCAGGGCCAGAAGGGCCCGCAGGCGGAGAACATCGTCCCCGCCTGA
- a CDS encoding serine hydrolase, with translation MTDAVARIHAAFADAGVTGRLHAVGIDSGAQLDAGADRPVCTASVHKLCLLVTLHEHAAAGRLDLTEQVECPPEGRAAGPTGLAAMLDAARLSLRDLAFLMITVSDNTAADLLLRRVGLDAVNATTARLGLTRTRAVHSFGEMLATIKEDAGPGGARALADPHVVTRLRALDPARTNRSTPRDMTRLLGAVWRDEACTPEHGAAMRRILGLQVWPHRLASGFPFDDVHVAGKTGSLPTVRNEVGVVEYPDGGRYAVAVFTRTAHTAAVLPAADAVIGTAARIAVDALRAEELRTG, from the coding sequence GTGACCGACGCCGTCGCCCGCATCCACGCGGCCTTCGCCGACGCCGGGGTCACCGGCCGGCTGCACGCCGTCGGCATCGACTCCGGCGCGCAGCTCGACGCCGGGGCGGACCGGCCGGTGTGCACGGCCAGCGTCCACAAGCTGTGCCTGCTGGTCACGCTGCACGAGCACGCGGCGGCCGGACGGCTGGACCTCACCGAGCAGGTCGAGTGCCCGCCGGAGGGGCGCGCCGCGGGCCCGACCGGACTGGCCGCCATGCTGGACGCGGCCCGGCTGTCCCTGCGCGACCTGGCGTTCCTGATGATCACGGTCAGCGACAACACCGCCGCCGACCTGCTGCTGCGCCGCGTCGGCCTCGACGCCGTCAACGCCACGACGGCCCGGCTCGGCCTCACCCGGACGCGCGCCGTGCACAGCTTCGGCGAGATGCTCGCCACCATCAAGGAGGACGCCGGTCCCGGCGGCGCCCGGGCGCTCGCCGACCCGCACGTCGTCACCCGGCTCCGGGCGCTCGACCCGGCCCGCACCAACCGCAGCACGCCGCGCGACATGACCCGGCTGCTGGGCGCCGTGTGGCGGGACGAGGCCTGCACGCCGGAGCACGGCGCGGCCATGCGGCGGATCCTGGGGCTCCAGGTGTGGCCGCACCGCCTGGCCTCCGGCTTCCCCTTCGACGACGTCCACGTCGCCGGCAAGACCGGCAGCCTGCCGACCGTGCGCAACGAGGTGGGCGTCGTGGAGTATCCCGACGGGGGCCGTTACGCCGTCGCCGTGTTCACCCGGACCGCGCACACCGCCGCCGTCCTTCCGGCGGCCGACGCGGTCATCGGCACGGCGGCACGGATCGCGGTGGACGCGCTGAGAGCGGAGGAACTGCGGACGGGCTGA
- a CDS encoding LysR family transcriptional regulator has protein sequence MDLVRHLECFVAVAEESHFGRAAARLGMAQPPLSQRIRRLERELGVRLFERTSRQVTITEAGSLLLAEARELLARSESFLATARRVRDGETGLLRAALSPDLSGETVAALLADFGRRHRGLELELHELPTAQQLARLAAHELDVGVVNHPCDVSGLELGPVLRRELGVLLPRGAAAAGLDEVPLATLSGYDLILFPRTAAPALYDDLLTTCARGGYTPAAVRHGQGASFVRGLVLSAGAVALCPRDAQPLPAGDGDPDVVWRPLTGAPLAWRHSAAWPEGRGDAAVQAFAEAATHALRTTAGAVPDAPTRPLHLRPASEYWL, from the coding sequence GTGGACCTGGTGCGGCACCTGGAGTGCTTCGTGGCTGTTGCAGAAGAGTCACACTTCGGACGTGCCGCGGCCCGTCTGGGGATGGCCCAGCCGCCGCTGTCGCAGCGCATCCGGCGGCTGGAGCGGGAGCTGGGCGTCCGGCTGTTCGAGCGGACCAGCCGTCAGGTGACGATCACCGAGGCGGGAAGCCTGCTGCTGGCGGAGGCCCGTGAGCTCCTCGCCCGCTCCGAGTCCTTCCTGGCCACCGCGCGCCGCGTCCGGGACGGCGAGACCGGGCTGCTGCGGGCCGCGCTGTCCCCGGACCTCTCCGGTGAGACCGTCGCCGCCCTGCTCGCGGACTTCGGGCGGCGCCACCGCGGCCTGGAGCTGGAGCTGCACGAACTGCCCACCGCCCAGCAGCTCGCCCGGCTCGCGGCGCACGAACTGGACGTCGGCGTCGTCAACCATCCGTGTGACGTCTCGGGCCTGGAACTGGGCCCGGTGCTGCGGCGCGAGCTCGGCGTCCTGCTGCCGCGCGGGGCCGCGGCGGCCGGGCTCGACGAGGTCCCGCTGGCCACGCTGAGCGGCTACGACCTGATCCTCTTCCCCCGCACCGCCGCCCCCGCCCTCTACGACGACCTGCTGACCACCTGCGCCCGGGGCGGCTACACCCCCGCCGCCGTACGCCACGGCCAGGGCGCCAGCTTCGTGCGCGGACTGGTGCTCTCCGCCGGGGCCGTCGCCCTGTGCCCGCGCGACGCCCAGCCGCTGCCCGCCGGGGACGGGGACCCGGACGTCGTGTGGCGGCCGCTCACCGGGGCACCGCTGGCCTGGCGGCACTCCGCCGCCTGGCCCGAGGGGCGCGGGGACGCCGCCGTGCAGGCCTTCGCCGAGGCCGCCACGCACGCGTTGCGCACCACCGCCGGCGCGGTCCCCGACGCGCCGACCCGCCCGCTGCACCTGCGTCCGGCATCGGAGTACTGGCTGTGA
- a CDS encoding penicillin-binding transpeptidase domain-containing protein, producing MDTHTHADPTPYGRPRRRPRRTAGALAAVAVVAAVAAGGAYAAGLGPFADEDGPDPEAVAEARAFLADWAAGRLPEAAARTTAPDRARQVLRSFTAGLDITGPKLVAEDPEETGEGTVTVPFTARMPVTGLGTWTYTSELPLREQNDGAWKVDWRLSLVHPRLGDGHKFRLEREETGPVRALDRDGETLSAGTHPSLAPVLARLAGGPDGGGPRGAVHLVDRATGEVVRTEASFGGRTTAKDDGPVRTTLDAGWQAAAERALGEAGGKNAALVALRVDDGEILAVANTPASGFNRALSGTYAPGSTWKIVTSSALLLKGAVAPDDVVDCPRYLTVGKRFQNVETSEHRGATFREAFTESCNTAFIGLRGKLGDGELGDVARRYFGVGQTWHVGVPSYDGSVPVPRDETEKAASMIGQGRVQANPLIMASVTATAVSGTFHQPSLVAGTEDTTATTPLPPRVVAQLRELTRATVTGGTARVLAGLPGEIGAKTGTAEVSDDQENNGWMVAHRGGVAVVEEGVTGGGSAGPVLRDLLAAAPAS from the coding sequence ATGGACACCCACACCCACGCCGACCCCACCCCCTACGGCCGCCCCCGTCGCCGCCCGCGCAGGACGGCCGGGGCCCTCGCCGCCGTGGCGGTGGTGGCCGCGGTCGCGGCGGGCGGGGCGTACGCGGCCGGACTCGGCCCCTTCGCGGACGAGGACGGTCCCGACCCGGAGGCGGTGGCCGAGGCCCGCGCGTTCCTCGCCGACTGGGCCGCCGGCCGCCTGCCGGAAGCCGCCGCCCGGACGACCGCACCCGACCGCGCGCGGCAGGTGCTGCGGAGCTTCACCGCGGGACTCGACATCACCGGGCCGAAGCTCGTCGCGGAGGACCCGGAGGAGACCGGCGAGGGCACCGTCACGGTGCCCTTCACCGCGCGCATGCCCGTCACCGGCCTCGGCACCTGGACGTACACCTCCGAACTGCCGCTGCGGGAGCAGAACGACGGTGCCTGGAAGGTGGACTGGAGGCTGTCGCTCGTCCACCCCCGGCTCGGCGACGGCCACAAGTTCCGCCTGGAACGCGAGGAGACCGGGCCCGTCCGGGCCCTCGACCGCGACGGGGAGACCCTGTCGGCCGGCACCCACCCCTCGCTCGCCCCCGTCCTCGCCCGGCTCGCGGGCGGCCCGGACGGCGGTGGACCGCGCGGCGCCGTCCACCTCGTCGACCGGGCCACGGGGGAGGTGGTGCGCACGGAGGCGTCCTTCGGCGGGAGGACCACCGCGAAGGACGACGGCCCCGTCCGCACCACCCTGGACGCCGGCTGGCAGGCGGCCGCGGAACGCGCCCTCGGCGAGGCCGGCGGGAAGAACGCCGCGCTGGTCGCCCTGCGCGTCGACGACGGCGAGATCCTCGCCGTCGCCAACACGCCCGCGTCCGGCTTCAACCGCGCGCTCTCCGGCACCTACGCGCCCGGCTCCACCTGGAAGATCGTCACCAGCAGCGCCCTGCTGCTCAAGGGCGCGGTCGCCCCGGACGACGTCGTGGACTGCCCCAGGTACCTCACGGTCGGCAAGCGGTTCCAGAACGTGGAGACCTCCGAACACCGGGGCGCCACCTTCCGCGAGGCCTTCACCGAGTCCTGCAACACGGCGTTCATCGGTCTGCGCGGCAAGCTGGGCGACGGCGAGCTCGGGGACGTGGCGAGGAGGTACTTCGGCGTCGGCCAGACCTGGCACGTCGGCGTCCCCTCCTACGACGGGTCCGTGCCGGTGCCGCGCGACGAGACGGAGAAGGCCGCGTCGATGATCGGGCAGGGCCGGGTCCAGGCCAACCCGCTGATCATGGCGTCGGTCACCGCCACGGCCGTGTCCGGCACCTTCCACCAGCCCTCGCTGGTCGCCGGCACCGAGGACACGACCGCCACGACCCCGCTCCCGCCGCGGGTCGTGGCCCAGCTGCGCGAGCTGACGCGGGCGACGGTCACCGGGGGCACGGCGCGCGTCCTGGCCGGCCTGCCCGGTGAGATCGGCGCCAAGACCGGCACCGCGGAGGTCTCCGACGACCAGGAGAACAACGGCTGGATGGTCGCCCACCGCGGCGGTGTGGCCGTGGTCGAGGAGGGCGTCACCGGAGGCGGTTCGGCCGGCCCGGTGCTCCGCGACCTGCTGGCCGCCGCCCCCGCGTCCTGA